The Kitasatospora setae KM-6054 genome contains a region encoding:
- a CDS encoding cobalamin B12-binding domain-containing protein, with translation MVVSGPIRVVVAKPGLDGHDRGAKVIARALRDAGMEVIYTGLHQTPEQIVDTAIQEDADGIGLSILSGAHMTLCAKVIELLKERDAADIKVFCGGIIPDADITELKALGVADIFTPGTSTQDVVSWVESNLRTAS, from the coding sequence ATGGTGGTGTCGGGGCCGATCCGAGTCGTGGTCGCCAAGCCCGGGCTCGACGGGCACGACCGGGGCGCCAAGGTCATCGCGCGGGCCCTGCGCGACGCCGGCATGGAGGTCATCTACACCGGCCTCCACCAGACCCCCGAGCAGATCGTCGACACGGCGATCCAGGAGGACGCGGACGGCATCGGCCTGTCCATCCTCTCGGGCGCGCACATGACCCTCTGCGCCAAGGTCATCGAACTCCTCAAGGAGCGCGACGCCGCCGACATCAAGGTCTTCTGCGGCGGGATCATCCCGGACGCGGACATCACCGAGCTGAAGGCCCTCGGCGTCGCCGACATCTTCACGCCGGGGACGTCCACCCAGGACGTGGTGAGCTGGGTCGAGAGCAACCTGCGCACCGCCAGCTGA
- the pcrA gene encoding DNA helicase PcrA yields the protein MSSLFDDLPLPGFERPAVGSSPRPADRQWSEEEAPPPPDEPYDEPYDEPYDAPYDGAPYDGGHGEEEIPDGLFATDHAAEAERDAWHRNGAARTVVDPAQLLEGMNDPQREAVLHAGSPLLIVAGAGSGKTRVLTHRIAHLLAARGVQPGEILAITFTNKAAGEMRERVEALVGPRAKAMWVSTFHSACVRILRREAKQLGMNSSFSIYDSADSQRLMALVCRDLDLDPKQFPPKSFTSKISNLKNELIDEETYADQASNPTEKKLAEAYFLYQRRLREANALDFDDIIMATVNLLQAFPAVAEHYRRRFRHILVDEYQDTNHAQYTLVRELSGGSAGQAPRMTADGEYVNPAEAQLAQLPPAELCVVGDADQSIYAFRGATIRNILQFEEDYPNATTILLEQNYRSTQTILTAANSVIERNTNRRKKNLWTAGDQGEQVVGYVADDEHGEAQFIAEEIDRLTDGGHARPGDVAIFYRTNAQSRVFEEVFIRVGLPYKVVGGVRFYERKEVKDVLAYLRVLSNPEDTVPLRRILNVPKRGIGERAEAMIDALASRERISFAAALRRVDEAYGMAARSANAVKKFNELLAGLRQVVESGAGPAAVLEAVLEETGYLAELQSSTDPQDETRVENLQELASVALEYEKDPGERPEGDEGPPVGSLADFLERVALVADSDQIPDDEDGSGVITMMTLHTAKGLEFPVVFLTGMEDGIFPHMRALDKVKELEEERRLAYVGLTRARQRLYLTRSVLRSAWGQPSYNPASRFLEEIPEKLIEWKRTGAAAVPVSRGYSSSFSSAGSGSGSARNSGYSAAASPKAGWGKSARTVTDREVVALAVGDRVSHDSFGLGTVVATQGVGDKARATVDFGSAGRKELLLRYAPVEKL from the coding sequence ATGAGTAGCCTCTTCGATGACCTCCCGCTCCCCGGCTTCGAGCGCCCCGCCGTCGGGTCGAGCCCCCGCCCCGCAGACCGGCAGTGGTCGGAGGAGGAGGCGCCGCCCCCGCCGGACGAGCCGTACGACGAGCCGTACGACGAGCCGTACGACGCCCCGTACGACGGCGCCCCGTACGACGGCGGGCACGGCGAGGAGGAGATCCCCGACGGGCTGTTCGCCACCGACCACGCCGCCGAGGCCGAGCGCGACGCCTGGCACCGCAACGGCGCGGCCCGCACCGTCGTCGACCCGGCGCAGCTGCTGGAGGGCATGAACGACCCGCAGCGCGAGGCCGTGCTGCACGCCGGCTCGCCGCTGCTGATCGTGGCCGGCGCCGGCTCCGGCAAGACCCGGGTGCTCACCCACCGGATCGCCCACCTGCTGGCCGCGCGCGGCGTGCAGCCCGGCGAGATCCTGGCGATCACCTTCACCAACAAGGCCGCCGGCGAGATGCGCGAGCGCGTCGAGGCGCTGGTCGGCCCGCGCGCCAAGGCGATGTGGGTCTCCACCTTCCACAGCGCGTGCGTGCGGATCCTGCGCCGCGAGGCCAAGCAGCTGGGCATGAACTCCAGCTTCTCGATCTACGACTCGGCCGACTCGCAGCGCCTGATGGCCCTGGTCTGCCGCGACCTGGACCTCGACCCCAAGCAGTTCCCGCCGAAGTCCTTCACCTCGAAGATCAGCAACCTGAAGAACGAGCTGATCGACGAGGAGACCTACGCCGACCAGGCGAGCAACCCGACCGAGAAGAAGCTCGCCGAGGCGTACTTCCTCTACCAGCGGCGGCTGCGCGAGGCCAACGCGCTCGACTTCGACGACATCATCATGGCCACCGTCAACCTGCTGCAGGCGTTCCCGGCCGTCGCCGAGCACTACCGGCGCCGGTTCCGGCACATCCTGGTCGACGAGTACCAGGACACCAACCACGCCCAGTACACGCTGGTCCGCGAGCTCTCCGGCGGCTCCGCCGGGCAGGCCCCCCGGATGACCGCCGACGGCGAGTACGTCAACCCCGCCGAGGCGCAGCTCGCCCAGCTGCCGCCCGCCGAGCTGTGCGTGGTCGGCGACGCCGACCAGTCGATCTACGCCTTCCGCGGCGCGACGATCCGCAACATCCTCCAGTTCGAGGAGGACTACCCGAACGCGACGACGATCCTGCTGGAGCAGAACTACCGCTCCACCCAGACCATCCTCACCGCCGCGAACTCGGTCATCGAACGCAACACCAACCGCCGCAAGAAGAACCTCTGGACCGCCGGCGACCAGGGCGAGCAGGTCGTCGGCTACGTCGCCGACGACGAGCACGGCGAGGCCCAGTTCATCGCCGAGGAGATCGACCGCCTCACCGACGGCGGCCACGCCCGGCCCGGCGACGTCGCGATCTTCTACCGCACCAACGCGCAGTCCCGGGTCTTCGAGGAGGTGTTCATCCGGGTCGGCCTGCCCTACAAGGTCGTCGGCGGCGTCCGCTTCTACGAGCGCAAGGAGGTCAAGGACGTCCTGGCCTACCTGCGGGTGCTCTCCAACCCGGAGGACACCGTCCCGCTGCGCCGGATCCTGAACGTCCCCAAGCGCGGCATCGGCGAACGCGCCGAGGCGATGATCGACGCCCTCGCCTCCCGCGAGCGGATCTCCTTCGCCGCCGCGCTGCGCCGGGTCGACGAGGCGTACGGGATGGCCGCGCGCTCCGCCAACGCCGTGAAGAAGTTCAACGAGCTGCTGGCCGGGCTGCGCCAGGTCGTCGAGTCCGGCGCCGGGCCGGCCGCCGTGCTGGAGGCCGTCCTGGAGGAGACCGGCTACCTCGCCGAACTGCAGTCCTCCACCGACCCGCAGGACGAGACCCGGGTGGAGAACCTCCAGGAGCTCGCCTCGGTCGCCCTCGAGTACGAGAAGGACCCCGGCGAGCGCCCCGAGGGCGACGAGGGGCCGCCGGTCGGCTCGCTCGCCGACTTCCTGGAGCGGGTCGCGCTGGTCGCCGACTCCGACCAGATCCCGGACGACGAGGACGGCAGCGGTGTCATCACGATGATGACCCTGCACACCGCCAAGGGCCTGGAGTTCCCGGTCGTCTTCCTCACCGGCATGGAGGACGGGATCTTCCCGCACATGCGGGCCCTCGACAAGGTCAAGGAGCTGGAGGAGGAGCGCCGGCTCGCCTACGTCGGCCTCACCCGCGCCCGGCAGCGCCTCTACCTGACCCGCTCGGTGCTGCGCAGCGCCTGGGGGCAGCCCTCCTACAACCCGGCCTCGCGCTTCCTGGAGGAGATCCCCGAGAAGCTGATCGAGTGGAAGCGGACCGGCGCCGCGGCGGTGCCGGTCTCCCGCGGCTACTCGTCCTCGTTCTCGTCCGCCGGGTCGGGCTCGGGCTCCGCGCGGAACTCCGGGTACTCGGCGGCGGCCTCGCCGAAGGCCGGCTGGGGCAAGTCCGCGCGGACGGTCACCGACCGGGAGGTCGTCGCGCTTGCCGTCGGCGACCGGGTCAGCCACGACAGCTTCGGCCTCGGCACCGTCGTCGCCACCCAGGGCGTCGGCGACAAGGCCCGCGCCACCGTCGACTTCGGCTCCGCCGGGCGCAAGGAGCTGCTGCTGCGCTACGCCCCCGTCGAGAAGCTCTGA